A single window of Anopheles moucheti chromosome 2, idAnoMoucSN_F20_07, whole genome shotgun sequence DNA harbors:
- the LOC128310780 gene encoding glutaredoxin-related protein 5, mitochondrial, producing the protein MNVLARNFAQNLLKYNGAGRIQAAARSFSTQATDGKEVEKLVNNSKVVIFMKGNPDAPRCGFSNAVVQILRMHSVKYDSHDVLQNEALRQGIKDFSNWPTIPQVFINGEFVGGCDILLQMHQNGELIDELKKAGIESALAKEAEK; encoded by the exons ATGAACGTCCTAGCGCgaaattttgcacaaaatctGTTGAAATACAATGGTGCCGGTCGTATACAGGCGGCGGCTAGGAGCTTCAGTACACAGGCGACAGATGGGAAAGAAGTAGAGAAACTAGTGAACAACAGCAAAGTGGTAATTTTCATGAAAGGCAACCCGGATGCACCGCGATGCGGATTCAGCAATGCAGTGGTACAGATTTTGCGGATGCATTCGGTTAAATACGACAGTCACGACGTACTGCAAAATGAAGCGCTCCGACAAG GCATTAAGGACTTTTCGAACTGGCCCACTATTCCGCAGGTTTTCATCAACGGAGAGTTCGTGGGCGGATGCGATATCCTGCTGCAAATGCACCAGAACGGCGAGTTAATCGACGAGTTGAAAAAAGCTGGCATTGAGAGTGCTTTGGCAAAGGAGGCCGAGAAGTAG
- the LOC128298597 gene encoding serine/threonine-protein phosphatase 4 regulatory subunit 2: protein MTMENQEEILMLLERFTKSKQKDIPRELEDYLNFVARTGDTLYRWVLVKPLFREKLVNVITDFHHSTPSIADIPQCPNVDPFNFERMKRALLDRLDSFNSAPFTVQRICELLTEPRKQYTRIDKFMRAVEKNILVVSTQEPGRRRSDSENGDSLDSIVNGDLEVNVDIEMDNEQFHLEADALLPDSSDPVSSLHSSLADVGSSQRADEDNELNGGRVVGAFMHNDAGNQIAKGGLNSDGHQDVIDTNENATDGDIAAPLLEASLESSSTGTDTTEPTRKEDNIDKKTLQEATPCDEEVANTEAPVQTDREEEITTARDALTEADKPHEDSAVPETKENVEKAKKVDEIKSQPSSVAVGKDEEDTTAQENDEPKAKMLKYDEDPLPAKAISCTSVIKADVHASDDSESLSIQQESTRAVEEKVEASSPEKSTFATDETVKDNATIESSSIVSVEQTLTASGDGESDSVVTKESSKTDDDDRKEHSKSDEAEPTESSPTTVSEPTVEIPQEIDATAHTSTNAAEMEAVCVEPTIQVAADDRTTAQELEMELATVAAAAAASAVTPSEIVVEEVDMTGEAAATEMTDVDTKADDNVMDIDESSVEMMDQ, encoded by the exons ATGACGATGGAAAATCAGGAAGAAATATTGATGCTGCTAGAGCGTTTCaccaaatcgaaacaaaaggaCATCCCGCGGGAACTCGAGGACTATCTGAACTTTGTCGCTCGCACGGGCGATACACTGTACCGTTGGGTGCTAGTGAAGCCGCTTTTCCGGGAAAAGCTGGTCAATGTAATTACTGACTTTCATCACAGCACACCTAGCATTGCAG ATATTCCTCAATGTCCCAATGTGGATCCGTTCAACTTCGAAAGGATGAAGCGGGCGCTGCTGGACCGGTTGGATTCGTTCAATTCGGCTCCCTTCACGGTGCAACGCATCTGCGAACTGCTTACGGAACCGCGCAAACAGTACACACGGATTGATAAGTTCATGCGAGCTGtggaaaagaatattttag TGGTTAGCACGCAGGAACCGGGTCGCCGTCGGAGTGATAGCGAAAATGGCGATTCCCTCGATTCGATCGTGAACGGTGATCTGGAAGTGAACGTTGATATCGAAATGGACAACGAGCAATTCCATCTGGAAGCGGATGCACTGCTACCGGACTCGAGCGACCCAGTCAGTTCGCTGCACAGCTCCCTTGCGGATGTTGGCTCTTCGCAGCGCGCCGACGAAGACAATGAACTGAACGGTGGACGAGTTGTTGGCGCCTTCATGCACAACGATGCGGGAAATCAAATCGCTAAGGGTGGATTAAACTCCGATGGACATCAGGATGTTATTGATACGAATGAAAATGCCACGGATGGAGATATAGCAGCACCCCTCCTGGAAGCTTCCCTTGAATCATCGTCCACTGGGACGGACACAACCGAACCGACCAGAAAGGAGGATAATATTGacaaaaaaaccctgcaaGAGGCAACTCCTTGCGATGAGGAAGTTGCTAATACGGAAGCACCCGTACAAACGGATCGGGAAGAAGAAATTACGACTGCAAGGGACGCTTTAACAGAGGCAGATAAACCACACGAAGATTCAGCAGTGcccgaaacaaaagaaaatgtggAAAAGGCAAAGAAAGTAGATGAAATTAAATCTCAGCCAAGTTCAGTTGCAGTTGGCAAAGATGAGGAGGACACTACGGCTCAGGAAAACGATGAGCCGAAAGCTAAAATGTTGAAGTACGACGAAGATCCACTTCCGGCCAAGGCGATCTCATGCACCAGTGTTATCAAGGCAGATGTTCATGCTTCCGATGACAGTGAGTCATTATCGATACAGCAGGAAAGTACGCGAGCGGTTGAGGAAAAAGTTGAAGCATCAAGCCCGGAGAAATCAACGTTTGCAACGGACGAAACGGTCAAAGACAACGCCACCATTGAAAGCAGTTCCATTGTTTCGGTGGAACAAACACTCACAGCTAGTGGTGATGGGGAATCAGATAGTGTTGTCACCAAGGAAAGTAGTAAAACCGATGACGATGATCGTAAAGAACATTCCAAGAGTGATGAGGCTGAGCCAACGGAATCATCCCCAACTACCGTTTCTGAGCCAACAGTGGAGATACCTCAGGAAATAGATGCAACCGCGCATACTTCCACAAACGCAGCCGAAATGGAAGCTGTCTGTGTAGAACCAACGATACAGGTTGCAGCAGATGACCGCACGACTGCACAGGAACTAGAAATGGAACTGGCTACGGTAGCCGCTGCGGCTGCCGCATCGGCAGTTACACCCTCGGAGATTGTGGTAGAAGAGGTAGATATGACTggcgaagcagcagcaacggaaATGACAGATGTAGACACAAAAGCGGACGACAATGTGATGGACATTGACGAATCAAGCGTTGAGATGATGGATCAGTAG